A single region of the Saprospiraceae bacterium genome encodes:
- a CDS encoding transposase, giving the protein MSDKSGYNIADPFGTYFLTFTIVGWVDVFSRKECKEIIIDALKYCIDHKGLLLHAFVIMESHIHLVASAAEKSKGLSAIIQDFKKHTSKEIIKWVKDSSHESRKDWLLMIFKYHAKYNKRNSEYQVWQQNNQPKELFYAKFALQKVNYIHYNPVKAGIVDQPEAYVHSSARNYVGRTDVLLSVELLDFGLG; this is encoded by the coding sequence ATGTCAGATAAATCTGGCTACAACATTGCGGATCCATTCGGCACCTACTTCCTAACCTTCACCATTGTCGGTTGGGTAGATGTCTTCTCTAGAAAAGAGTGTAAGGAAATCATCATAGATGCTTTGAAATATTGTATTGACCACAAAGGTCTCCTATTACATGCATTTGTCATTATGGAAAGCCATATCCACCTGGTGGCATCGGCAGCAGAAAAAAGCAAGGGACTATCGGCTATTATTCAGGATTTTAAAAAACATACGTCAAAAGAAATCATAAAATGGGTAAAAGATAGTAGCCATGAAAGCCGGAAGGATTGGTTGTTAATGATTTTTAAATACCATGCCAAGTACAATAAACGGAATTCGGAATACCAAGTTTGGCAGCAGAATAATCAACCAAAGGAACTTTTTTATGCCAAGTTTGCCTTACAAAAGGTGAATTATATACATTACAATCCAGTGAAGGCTGGAATTGTAGATCAACCAGAAGCGTATGTGCATAGCAGTGCCAGAAACTACGTTGGAAGGACAGATGTGCTTTTGTCGGTTGAGTTGCTGGATTTTGGGCTGGGATGA
- a CDS encoding DEAD/DEAH box helicase: MAKDSKKKSDKKKTPKEKKINYYKQPEELTLREWQIGLRKQFGKEQSFGLTNEGDHPVWSDFLVHNAEQNSSYRLALRGQKVGDNFCDCPDFRASGLGTCKHIEWALHKLAHTYGNKKHFRNPAPERAYSSVFLHYGETRTLRLRIGYEQEEAFQALAKRFFDEQMVFFPNAFLEFDQFLQEARAISPDFRCYPDAMDFVVQKREDARRAERTAKLAADPQNLKGLVKVELYPYQKEGVLFAFGAGRGLLADEMGLGKTIQAIATAELYKREYGISSVYIICPTSLKYQWRAEIKKFTDSTVKVIEGPMNKRREQYETDPSFYKILTYNVVARDYHYINAADPDLLILDEAQRIKNWDTKISRAVKRLTAPFRLALTGTPLENKLEDLYSIVQFLDQYLLGPLYLLLYRHQAKDEHGMVLGYRNLTEIYDKLKGVMLRRRKKDVLKQLPKRVDQNLFVPMTARQMELHNSYESDVAQLIAKWRRHNFLSEKDRLRLMSCLSLMRMSCDSTYLVDQKLRSDTKIDELFYILEERLAEPGESVVIFSQWERMTRIVAGELEEKGIAYAYLHGGVPSEKRGDLLDRFRDDDQCRVFLSTDAGGVGLNLQKAALVVNLDLPWNPAVLEQRIGRVYRLGQKRSVQVVNLISEGTIEHRMLFTLKFKSSLAEAVLDASEDSVFMSDRKFKDFMENLEKVTITDTQTEAPAEATTDLDLEKAPSAAQAEQPIVSDELLEEWWQEDKPAEEPPAKAEVHPSTATPANGSTQHEGATETPAAARDLLSQGVSFLSRLTQTLSDEKATRTLVNELVQKDEKSGETYLRIPVESADVVQNAVKLLGGLLSKLQ; encoded by the coding sequence ATGGCAAAAGACAGCAAAAAAAAGTCCGACAAGAAAAAAACGCCCAAAGAAAAAAAAATTAATTACTACAAACAACCTGAGGAGCTAACCCTGCGGGAATGGCAGATCGGATTGCGCAAACAATTTGGAAAAGAGCAAAGCTTTGGCCTCACCAATGAGGGCGACCACCCCGTTTGGTCTGATTTTCTTGTTCATAATGCCGAGCAAAATTCGAGTTATCGGCTAGCACTTCGAGGACAGAAAGTAGGCGACAACTTTTGTGATTGCCCTGATTTTCGGGCAAGTGGCTTGGGCACTTGTAAACACATCGAGTGGGCCTTGCATAAATTAGCCCATACCTATGGCAATAAAAAGCACTTTCGAAACCCAGCACCAGAACGGGCTTATTCTTCTGTTTTTCTTCATTATGGGGAAACGAGAACGCTCCGCCTTCGAATTGGTTATGAGCAGGAAGAAGCTTTTCAGGCATTAGCAAAGCGATTTTTCGATGAGCAGATGGTGTTTTTCCCAAATGCTTTTCTCGAATTTGATCAATTCTTGCAAGAGGCGCGAGCAATCAGCCCTGATTTTCGCTGTTATCCAGATGCCATGGATTTTGTTGTGCAAAAAAGAGAGGATGCACGTCGGGCTGAAAGAACAGCAAAGCTGGCGGCAGATCCCCAAAATTTAAAGGGCTTAGTGAAAGTCGAATTATATCCCTATCAAAAAGAAGGTGTACTTTTTGCCTTTGGAGCTGGTCGGGGCTTACTAGCAGACGAGATGGGCTTGGGTAAAACCATCCAGGCTATCGCTACAGCAGAACTCTATAAAAGAGAATACGGCATTTCTTCTGTCTATATTATCTGCCCGACTTCCCTCAAATACCAATGGCGGGCAGAGATCAAAAAGTTTACGGATAGTACGGTTAAGGTCATTGAAGGGCCGATGAATAAAAGACGGGAACAATATGAAACAGACCCCAGCTTTTACAAAATACTGACCTACAATGTCGTGGCCCGTGATTACCATTACATCAACGCGGCTGATCCCGACCTCCTCATCTTGGACGAAGCCCAACGCATCAAAAATTGGGACACTAAAATATCTAGGGCGGTCAAACGACTTACCGCGCCCTTCCGTCTTGCATTGACTGGCACCCCTTTGGAGAATAAACTGGAGGATTTGTATTCTATTGTTCAATTTCTGGATCAATACCTGCTCGGGCCGCTCTATCTACTGCTTTACCGCCATCAGGCCAAGGACGAGCATGGAATGGTTCTTGGTTATCGCAACCTAACGGAGATTTATGATAAACTCAAGGGCGTTATGCTGCGCAGGCGCAAAAAAGACGTCTTGAAACAATTGCCCAAACGCGTTGATCAAAACCTCTTTGTGCCGATGACGGCCCGACAAATGGAGCTTCATAACAGCTATGAGTCGGATGTCGCCCAATTAATTGCGAAATGGCGCCGCCACAATTTCTTGAGCGAAAAGGACCGATTGCGCTTGATGAGTTGTCTCTCCTTGATGCGTATGTCATGTGATAGCACTTATTTAGTCGACCAAAAATTGCGCAGCGATACCAAGATCGATGAACTCTTTTATATCCTGGAAGAGCGTTTGGCGGAACCCGGAGAAAGTGTGGTCATCTTTAGCCAATGGGAGCGAATGACTCGCATTGTGGCTGGGGAGCTAGAGGAAAAAGGCATTGCTTATGCTTATCTTCATGGCGGCGTGCCGAGTGAAAAAAGAGGTGATCTATTGGATCGTTTCCGTGATGACGACCAGTGTCGCGTTTTTTTATCCACGGATGCCGGAGGGGTAGGACTCAATTTACAAAAAGCTGCTTTGGTTGTCAACCTGGATTTGCCTTGGAATCCGGCGGTCTTGGAGCAACGCATTGGTCGGGTCTACCGATTGGGCCAAAAGCGAAGTGTGCAAGTTGTCAACCTCATTTCTGAAGGCACCATTGAACACCGGATGTTATTCACCTTGAAATTTAAATCCTCTTTAGCAGAGGCCGTCTTGGATGCTTCGGAAGATAGTGTCTTTATGAGTGATCGCAAATTCAAGGACTTCATGGAGAACCTGGAAAAAGTCACCATTACCGATACCCAGACCGAAGCGCCCGCAGAAGCAACAACCGATCTTGACCTGGAAAAGGCACCTTCTGCCGCTCAAGCAGAGCAGCCAATCGTTAGCGATGAGTTGCTAGAGGAGTGGTGGCAAGAAGATAAGCCAGCAGAAGAACCACCAGCAAAAGCGGAAGTACATCCTTCTACCGCTACTCCCGCAAATGGCTCAACACAGCATGAGGGCGCCACAGAGACGCCTGCTGCAGCCCGCGATCTCTTAAGCCAGGGCGTCAGTTTCCTAAGCCGTTTAACCCAAACCTTATCGGATGAAAAGGCGACCAGGACACTGGTCAATGAGTTGGTCCAAAAGGATGAAAAATCGGGAGAAACCTACTTGCGGATTCCAGTGGAGAGCGCAGACGTGGTGCAGAATGCCGTTAAATTATTAGGCGGATTATTGAGTAAGTTGCAATAA
- a CDS encoding fatty acid desaturase family protein, whose translation MTNFDARDLNLDIDPTALKPLFKTNSLLHAGAIAYNWLLIIGSIYLGTLYPVFYVLAVIIIGARQHALAILMHDATHYRFLKNRKWNDLITNVTTMYPIFTSIEAYRSNHLRHHQHLNTEDDPDWVAKLTKRAFQFPKTKKEFLLNILAYFFLLDGIKDALWLLKRLSHSSKKSNKKTSTKFPQLVFFVLLFGTLTLFGLWKYYLLFWIIPYFSTFFMFQYIRSVAEHFGDLSYDHLLTSTRSVKATLIERLLLAPHNVGYHIEHHLYPGVPFYHLPQLHKLLMEVKSYREKAHITEGYMKGLLEELGASEVRHQLS comes from the coding sequence ATGACAAATTTTGATGCAAGGGATTTAAATCTAGACATTGATCCTACCGCTTTAAAGCCGCTGTTCAAAACGAATTCTTTATTACATGCCGGGGCTATCGCCTACAACTGGTTGCTGATTATTGGTAGTATCTACCTTGGCACCCTTTATCCTGTTTTTTATGTTTTGGCCGTCATTATCATTGGCGCCAGACAGCATGCTTTAGCCATTTTAATGCATGACGCAACCCATTATCGCTTTCTGAAAAATAGAAAGTGGAATGACCTAATCACTAATGTTACCACCATGTATCCGATATTTACGTCTATCGAAGCATATCGGAGCAATCACTTAAGGCATCACCAACATTTGAATACGGAAGATGATCCTGATTGGGTGGCCAAATTAACGAAAAGGGCTTTTCAATTTCCGAAAACAAAGAAGGAATTCCTCCTGAATATCTTGGCTTACTTCTTTTTATTGGATGGCATAAAAGATGCCTTGTGGTTGCTGAAAAGGTTGAGCCATTCCAGTAAAAAAAGCAACAAGAAGACCTCCACCAAGTTTCCACAACTGGTTTTCTTTGTCCTGCTTTTTGGCACGTTAACCCTCTTTGGCCTATGGAAATATTACCTGCTATTTTGGATCATCCCTTATTTTTCCACCTTTTTCATGTTTCAATACATTCGTAGTGTTGCCGAGCATTTCGGAGACTTGAGCTACGATCACCTATTGACCTCCACCCGGTCCGTAAAGGCAACCCTTATTGAGCGGTTACTCTTGGCTCCACATAATGTGGGTTATCATATTGAGCATCACTTATATCCTGGCGTTCCCTTTTACCACTTACCCCAGCTGCATAAATTATTAATGGAGGTAAAGTCATACCGCGAAAAAGCCCATATTACAGAGGGGTATATGAAGGGGCTTTTGGAAGAATTGGGGGCGAGTGAGGTTCGTCATCAGCTCTCATAG
- a CDS encoding TIM barrel protein, whose product MHRRTFVKTGLATSAALGIPFAGHTADTKKTEAKPFKLKYAPHIGMFTHSAGEDPIDQIKFMADQGFSAFEDNGLSAREVSLQEKIGKALSDHKMEMGVFVGNWEVRRGDGLAKGDPEVRKAFVEEIRSSIEVAKRVNATWMTIVLGNRHHRLEPDYQTANIVETLKQASAVLEPHGLVMVIEPLNHLHNHPDVFLSKVPHGYLICKAVNSPACKVLFDMYHQQITEGNIIQNIDYAYEETGYFQTGDVPGRKEPTTGEMNYRNIFKHIHSKGYTGILGMEHGNFYPGKEGEAKLIQAYREVDDFE is encoded by the coding sequence ATGCACAGAAGAACTTTTGTAAAAACAGGCTTAGCAACTTCAGCTGCGCTAGGAATCCCTTTTGCCGGCCATACCGCTGACACTAAAAAAACGGAAGCCAAACCTTTCAAGCTGAAATATGCCCCTCATATCGGTATGTTTACCCATTCAGCGGGCGAAGACCCTATTGATCAGATCAAGTTTATGGCGGACCAAGGATTTTCTGCCTTTGAAGATAATGGTCTTTCTGCCCGGGAAGTCTCACTACAGGAAAAAATCGGCAAGGCCCTTTCCGATCACAAGATGGAAATGGGCGTTTTTGTTGGTAATTGGGAGGTCAGAAGAGGGGATGGACTTGCCAAGGGAGATCCGGAGGTCAGAAAGGCATTTGTGGAAGAAATTAGGTCTTCCATTGAGGTGGCCAAACGGGTGAACGCCACCTGGATGACCATCGTCCTAGGTAACCGCCACCACCGCCTGGAGCCTGATTATCAGACGGCCAATATCGTGGAGACCCTCAAGCAGGCCTCAGCTGTGCTGGAGCCCCACGGCCTGGTCATGGTGATCGAACCACTCAATCATTTGCATAACCACCCCGATGTCTTTTTGAGCAAAGTACCTCATGGCTACTTGATCTGCAAAGCAGTCAACAGTCCCGCCTGCAAAGTCTTGTTCGACATGTACCACCAACAAATTACAGAAGGAAATATTATTCAGAACATTGACTATGCTTATGAGGAAACCGGTTATTTTCAGACTGGCGATGTGCCAGGAAGAAAGGAACCGACTACCGGAGAAATGAATTATCGCAATATTTTCAAACATATTCATAGTAAAGGCTATACCGGCATCCTGGGGATGGAACACGGAAATTTTTACCCCGGCAAAGAAGGGGAAGCCAAATTGATTCAAGCCTATCGGGAAGTGGATGATTTTGAATAG
- a CDS encoding T9SS type A sorting domain-containing protein: MQPSNAKLFLLLLSFFLFPTLHAQSLNWYILQTNCTSYEQSREMVLSLDNENRLFSLVYSPQYLVFASNENAALEHPYLVRQMNLQDVVQATNLPKVLSTFFIALFQEEERYEAPAHPHKAEACLASNDLEKDKTEFNYANRWNSERMAGIMTCNVLFVESDGTEDPDYFTWPAAALFKEKTTILKALNTWAYTAFLEGVDVTFVPQWFERTAALGQGKEPNLHFGSFNTFAAEVLKMNTQILAQLGYTQENFAADEFNYHYKRQTAADGAFTMGVHYNHEGRGLIRPHAYLGGPNTFLNSDTHFSVYGHEIGHIFHAFDEYNNPDCQFNNYTTFNGIINENNIGNGCLGKQSCLMDNNATIGAGPSTRYALCDYTKAHLGWAGDIPSQPKILSPSQDTSFSLFLQPFTFYFPPTSGELKSATIKIWQQRDGEPQLVFSETIKLTADTLIWRNEAIHQAGSYTMVVQHGEASRFALVDSAPLHFSIEEHARLPFADTCIWYCGNLEALNLGIDMVKWYDKPELDIPIHTGPDFTPASSGLYYMALEEDGIIKDVAKVQITANFPVSAQLLQTFSTNGPSSLYLQSFTGIPHVRAFHWYRNDTLIATNQTPFLEVTQEANYYVVIDNGCQSITNALQWQAPPLISYTQDCEDGSYLIRANKLIGIRNETTQVFTISDSLRITTAGEAIEITIYSPDQAIVWGSYALASLPTEGFRLENIDGFLRFKAETLENISWYRNDTLLLRGSQNWLTPQRPGTYWATYQQVGAFCPLISDKIELFDFTPPPSAAANSYTACLLEDMETPTIAIEGQNIRWYLEPQKEELIAEGNTFQPSLDYFSFNAQLHITQTINGVESPPLRVDLIGQKPLLASLDTFDQAFLAIVNGIQVNLEPKDYLYEWAYNTQFLASTFTPSYPIGDPGTYAVSVSNQEPACLHSEPFILEGMVSSIEEEEWLVEKVRAYPNPTQQVLTIQTSHTPIQFIQIYNLSGQIVKQQQGHFQNKVVLDLNTLLPGVYVVLINADRENLSPVKFVKE; encoded by the coding sequence ATGCAACCATCCAATGCTAAGCTTTTTTTGCTTTTGCTTTCTTTCTTCCTTTTTCCTACGCTCCATGCCCAATCTTTAAATTGGTATATCCTGCAAACCAATTGTACAAGTTATGAACAAAGTCGGGAAATGGTGCTTTCGCTTGACAATGAAAACCGCCTATTTTCGCTTGTATATTCGCCACAGTATTTGGTTTTTGCTAGCAACGAAAATGCAGCACTAGAACATCCTTACTTGGTTCGGCAAATGAACCTGCAGGATGTAGTGCAAGCAACCAATCTTCCCAAAGTCTTAAGCACTTTTTTTATTGCCCTCTTCCAGGAAGAAGAGCGCTATGAAGCGCCCGCTCATCCCCATAAAGCAGAAGCCTGTTTAGCCAGCAATGATCTTGAAAAGGACAAAACGGAATTCAATTACGCCAACCGCTGGAACAGTGAGCGAATGGCTGGTATCATGACCTGTAATGTACTTTTTGTGGAAAGTGATGGAACCGAAGATCCGGATTATTTTACCTGGCCAGCCGCAGCGCTATTTAAAGAGAAAACGACGATTTTGAAAGCCTTAAACACCTGGGCTTATACCGCTTTTCTCGAAGGCGTTGATGTGACTTTTGTCCCCCAATGGTTTGAGCGCACAGCGGCTTTGGGGCAAGGCAAAGAGCCTAATCTCCACTTTGGCTCCTTTAACACCTTCGCAGCTGAAGTATTGAAAATGAATACCCAGATATTGGCCCAACTGGGCTATACACAAGAAAACTTTGCCGCAGACGAATTTAACTATCATTATAAACGGCAGACCGCAGCGGATGGTGCTTTCACTATGGGCGTACATTACAACCACGAGGGCCGAGGCCTCATCCGGCCACACGCCTATCTAGGTGGCCCTAATACTTTTCTGAATAGCGACACCCATTTTTCGGTTTATGGACATGAAATCGGGCATATCTTCCATGCCTTTGATGAATACAATAATCCGGATTGCCAATTTAATAACTATACCACCTTTAATGGTATCATAAATGAAAACAATATTGGCAATGGCTGCCTCGGGAAGCAGTCTTGTCTAATGGATAATAATGCGACCATAGGAGCAGGGCCCAGTACCCGCTATGCGCTTTGTGACTATACCAAAGCTCACCTGGGCTGGGCAGGTGATATACCCAGCCAGCCCAAAATTCTTTCCCCCAGCCAGGATACCTCCTTTTCTCTTTTTCTACAACCTTTCACCTTTTACTTTCCACCCACCTCGGGAGAACTAAAATCTGCCACCATTAAAATCTGGCAGCAGAGAGATGGCGAACCGCAATTGGTATTTAGTGAAACCATCAAGTTGACCGCAGATACCCTCATCTGGCGGAATGAAGCTATTCACCAGGCTGGATCTTATACGATGGTCGTCCAACATGGCGAAGCCAGTCGCTTTGCCTTAGTAGATAGTGCGCCGCTTCATTTCAGCATTGAGGAACACGCCCGCCTCCCTTTTGCAGATACCTGCATTTGGTATTGTGGCAACCTGGAGGCCTTGAATTTGGGGATTGACATGGTAAAATGGTATGATAAACCCGAACTGGACATTCCTATTCATACGGGTCCGGACTTTACACCTGCATCGAGTGGTCTCTATTATATGGCCTTGGAAGAAGATGGCATCATAAAGGATGTGGCCAAAGTGCAGATCACCGCAAATTTTCCGGTTTCTGCACAGCTCCTGCAAACCTTTTCCACCAATGGGCCCTCTAGCTTGTATTTACAATCCTTCACCGGAATTCCACATGTAAGGGCTTTTCATTGGTATCGGAATGACACGCTAATAGCCACCAATCAAACGCCCTTTTTAGAAGTCACCCAAGAGGCCAATTATTATGTCGTCATTGATAATGGCTGTCAAAGCATCACCAATGCGCTACAATGGCAAGCACCACCCCTGATAAGCTATACACAAGACTGTGAGGATGGCAGTTATCTTATTCGAGCAAATAAACTGATAGGCATTAGGAATGAAACCACTCAGGTCTTTACCATCAGTGATAGCTTGCGCATAACTACAGCAGGTGAGGCTATAGAAATAACCATCTACTCTCCTGACCAAGCTATTGTCTGGGGAAGTTATGCCTTAGCCTCACTTCCAACGGAGGGTTTCCGGCTCGAAAACATCGATGGCTTTTTGCGTTTTAAAGCGGAGACCCTTGAAAATATCAGCTGGTATCGCAACGACACCCTTTTGCTGCGAGGTTCCCAGAACTGGTTAACGCCCCAACGCCCCGGCACTTATTGGGCCACTTATCAACAAGTCGGAGCCTTTTGTCCCTTGATTTCAGACAAAATTGAATTATTCGATTTCACCCCTCCGCCAAGTGCCGCAGCCAACAGCTACACCGCCTGCTTACTAGAAGATATGGAAACCCCAACGATTGCCATAGAAGGCCAAAACATTCGCTGGTACCTCGAACCCCAAAAAGAGGAACTCATCGCCGAAGGCAATACCTTTCAGCCAAGCCTGGATTATTTCAGCTTTAATGCGCAGTTGCACATTACGCAGACCATCAATGGTGTCGAAAGCCCGCCGCTCCGGGTCGATCTGATCGGCCAAAAGCCGCTGTTGGCCAGCCTTGACACCTTTGACCAGGCATTCTTAGCCATTGTGAATGGCATTCAGGTCAACCTCGAACCGAAGGATTACCTCTACGAGTGGGCTTATAACACCCAATTTTTAGCTAGCACTTTTACCCCCAGCTACCCGATTGGCGATCCCGGAACTTATGCCGTTTCGGTCAGCAATCAAGAACCGGCCTGCCTGCATAGTGAACCATTTATACTTGAAGGAATGGTTTCCTCAATAGAAGAAGAGGAATGGCTGGTGGAAAAAGTAAGGGCTTACCCCAATCCTACCCAACAGGTATTGACTATTCAAACCTCCCATACGCCTATTCAATTCATCCAGATTTACAACCTGTCAGGACAAATCGTAAAACAGCAACAAGGGCATTTTCAAAACAAAGTTGTACTTGATTTAAACACTTTGTTACCGGGAGTGTATGTAGTGTTAATTAATGCCGATAGGGAAAATCTAAGCCCCGTAAAGTTCGTTAAAGAGTAA
- a CDS encoding erythromycin esterase family protein, translated as MTPFSFLTLFLFTLNTAPLSTMTAVVEAKIPIDSLENDSIILIKSIDLAHREKDDLKKIGERIGDRKIVLLGEQSHGDGSAFQLKARLIKYLHEEMGFDVLLFEADFFSVNEVMAHYDKTTDLKGLLDNNIYPFWIKTPVMAPLWSYVQQTFATPNPLYIGGVDSRHIGNYAFDHLTKDLDAFLAKKAAALLEEERYLNFKKNLLELLEGENQSTHLHDNLTRKNFFEVLEELSTVSHTTQDAFWTQELLNIKRFATDIWVPSFFPERNKMMAENVIWLLQHRFKNQKVIIWSHNQHILKDRTIEIDLLKQFDPGADQLKTNPLFTEMGERIANQYPDQVYAIGFLSYGGAHSPFENMVIHPQSADLSEFRQRIPIAPPSEQSLEKRLLSYEEDYLFLDLHQKKQTDFATKALKNHHPRGEFSTQWGKAYDAFFFIREMRGL; from the coding sequence ATGACGCCTTTCTCCTTTTTGACGCTCTTTTTGTTTACCCTAAATACGGCACCTTTATCGACCATGACAGCAGTGGTTGAGGCAAAGATACCCATTGACAGCCTTGAAAATGATAGCATTATTCTTATCAAATCTATCGACTTGGCGCATCGCGAAAAAGATGACCTGAAAAAGATAGGAGAGCGAATTGGCGATCGCAAAATCGTTTTGTTAGGGGAGCAAAGTCATGGTGATGGTAGCGCTTTTCAGCTAAAGGCACGCCTGATCAAGTACCTACACGAAGAAATGGGTTTTGATGTCTTGCTTTTTGAGGCCGATTTCTTCTCCGTCAATGAAGTGATGGCTCATTATGATAAAACGACAGACCTCAAAGGGCTTTTGGACAACAACATCTACCCTTTTTGGATCAAAACGCCTGTTATGGCACCGCTATGGTCTTATGTCCAACAAACTTTTGCAACACCCAACCCGCTTTACATTGGAGGGGTAGATTCCAGGCACATCGGTAATTATGCATTTGATCATTTGACGAAAGACCTCGATGCCTTTCTAGCTAAAAAAGCGGCTGCTTTATTGGAAGAAGAACGGTACCTTAATTTTAAAAAAAATCTCTTAGAATTATTAGAGGGAGAAAACCAAAGTACTCATTTGCACGATAACCTGACCAGAAAAAACTTCTTCGAGGTTCTGGAGGAGCTTTCAACCGTCAGTCATACCACACAAGATGCTTTTTGGACACAAGAACTCCTAAATATCAAGCGCTTCGCCACCGATATTTGGGTACCCAGCTTTTTTCCCGAAAGAAATAAAATGATGGCGGAGAATGTCATTTGGCTACTCCAGCACCGTTTCAAAAACCAAAAAGTGATCATTTGGTCCCACAATCAACATATCCTAAAAGATCGAACGATTGAAATTGATTTATTGAAGCAATTTGATCCAGGCGCCGATCAACTCAAGACAAATCCATTATTTACAGAAATGGGCGAACGGATAGCCAATCAGTACCCAGATCAGGTATATGCTATTGGTTTTTTAAGCTATGGAGGAGCTCACAGCCCATTTGAAAACATGGTCATTCATCCCCAATCCGCCGATCTATCGGAATTCCGCCAAAGGATACCCATCGCTCCACCCAGCGAGCAGAGTTTAGAAAAACGTTTACTTTCCTACGAGGAAGACTACCTCTTCCTTGATTTACACCAGAAAAAACAGACTGACTTCGCCACCAAAGCCTTAAAAAACCATCACCCCCGAGGCGAATTTTCAACCCAATGGGGCAAGGCCTATGATGCCTTTTTTTTCATTCGTGAAATGCGAGGCTTGTAA